The Prevotella sp. E9-3 genome has a window encoding:
- a CDS encoding FtsX-like permease family protein, whose translation MEMKTFWYMARRFKAATALNIFGLTIAFTVFYLLMTQIDYSRSYNSTIPDAERVFRVETKMGVDYPWGDNCCRPFYTSVASLPQVESISELFGWDQELEFIVGEDAVKHSCKPVNLTPFGAIGAHCLDGKLSWDSYDDHSAIIPASLAMKLFGRVDVAGESLFMKTDSTTIRGVYADFPVNCSMKNFVYFCSSESLEEFSEWSYIAFVKLSPGIDADTFMKDFPQLIKEMLWKQQWGGILAAGEASADQETEMRKQFDSQFERYSFRLNPIREVYFSGVASDDKGNPSMLLILELSCVLVLIIAIVNFLNFTLAESPMRIKSINTRRVLGESIAILRLKIIAESVVTSLLACVFAFIICCAIKTQAAELLLGSLALSDHPYIIISLLLLAVLVGVAAGAYPAFFATSFQPALALKASFGLTPKGKKLRSALVTLQLGIALLMVTYICILLMQSRYIYNSDYGFDKDEVLYAGLTQELWNKKTSIRSELLQLGGVVDVSYSRFVLGAQDKYMGWGRGDNDHHITFTCMPVDYHYLRTMGIKVVEGRDFNEHDGDCYIINEAARRQWPWVEINKNLLADDFPVIGVCEDIRFFSTRKDRAQEPLAFIIFGEQFKNWGDQLGIVNIRVAAGVDKVSMRKQIIKLLTQMGDGKQVEAKFLDQQLEQLYQEEFRFISQVEWFAFICLVITLIGVFCLTMFETEYRRKEIGIRKVMGASTQEIIRMFCIHYARLLLIGFVVAAPLAWYLGNEWLKNFAERTPVYWWLFPIVLLMIGLIIMTTVIIQSWRTASENPVNSIKTE comes from the coding sequence ATGGAGATGAAGACATTCTGGTACATGGCGCGACGCTTTAAGGCAGCCACAGCATTGAACATTTTCGGACTGACCATAGCCTTTACTGTGTTCTACCTGTTGATGACACAGATAGATTACAGCCGTTCCTATAATTCTACCATTCCCGATGCCGAACGTGTGTTCCGCGTAGAAACAAAAATGGGGGTTGATTATCCTTGGGGCGATAACTGCTGCCGTCCTTTCTATACCTCGGTGGCCAGTCTGCCGCAGGTAGAGAGTATCTCGGAACTGTTCGGTTGGGATCAGGAACTGGAGTTTATTGTAGGCGAAGATGCGGTAAAGCATTCTTGTAAACCTGTCAATCTTACGCCCTTTGGTGCTATTGGTGCCCATTGTCTGGATGGAAAACTCAGTTGGGATTCCTATGATGATCATAGCGCTATTATTCCAGCCTCGCTGGCCATGAAACTCTTCGGGCGCGTAGATGTGGCCGGTGAATCGCTGTTCATGAAAACCGACTCGACAACCATCCGTGGTGTCTATGCCGATTTTCCCGTCAACTGCTCCATGAAGAACTTTGTGTATTTCTGCAGTTCAGAAAGTCTGGAAGAATTTAGCGAGTGGAGCTATATTGCCTTTGTAAAATTATCCCCAGGTATAGATGCTGATACTTTTATGAAGGATTTTCCCCAACTGATAAAAGAAATGTTGTGGAAACAGCAATGGGGTGGAATTCTCGCTGCTGGTGAAGCGAGTGCCGATCAGGAAACAGAAATGCGCAAGCAGTTCGACAGTCAGTTTGAAAGATACAGCTTCCGATTGAATCCCATACGTGAAGTCTATTTCTCAGGCGTTGCGAGCGACGATAAAGGCAATCCTTCCATGCTTCTCATTTTGGAACTGAGTTGTGTGCTGGTGCTAATCATTGCCATTGTGAACTTCCTGAACTTTACACTGGCCGAGAGTCCGATGCGCATTAAGAGCATCAATACGCGCCGTGTGCTAGGTGAGAGTATTGCTATTCTGCGTCTGAAGATTATTGCCGAGAGTGTGGTGACGTCACTCCTGGCGTGTGTATTTGCATTTATCATTTGTTGTGCCATAAAAACACAGGCGGCTGAATTGCTGTTGGGCTCGCTGGCCCTAAGCGATCATCCGTACATTATTATCTCTCTCTTGTTGTTGGCCGTACTGGTGGGTGTGGCGGCAGGAGCCTATCCGGCTTTCTTCGCCACATCCTTCCAGCCGGCATTAGCCCTCAAAGCCTCGTTCGGACTGACGCCCAAAGGAAAGAAGTTGCGTTCGGCCCTTGTAACCCTTCAGTTGGGCATTGCACTGCTGATGGTGACCTATATCTGTATTCTGCTGATGCAAAGCCGTTATATCTACAATAGCGACTATGGATTCGATAAAGACGAGGTGCTCTATGCTGGGCTTACCCAAGAACTGTGGAACAAGAAAACATCCATCCGTTCAGAGTTGCTGCAGTTGGGCGGTGTGGTCGATGTGAGCTATTCACGTTTTGTGCTGGGTGCACAGGATAAATATATGGGATGGGGACGTGGTGACAACGACCATCACATCACTTTCACCTGTATGCCAGTAGATTACCACTATTTGCGCACTATGGGCATCAAAGTGGTAGAAGGCCGCGACTTCAACGAACATGACGGCGACTGCTACATCATCAACGAAGCAGCACGCCGCCAGTGGCCTTGGGTGGAAATCAACAAGAATCTGTTGGCAGATGATTTTCCGGTAATTGGCGTGTGTGAGGATATCCGTTTCTTCTCCACGCGTAAGGATCGTGCCCAGGAACCGCTTGCCTTTATCATTTTCGGCGAACAGTTTAAAAACTGGGGCGATCAGTTGGGTATTGTCAATATTCGTGTAGCAGCAGGAGTAGATAAGGTGTCTATGCGCAAGCAAATCATTAAACTGCTGACACAAATGGGAGATGGAAAGCAAGTCGAGGCAAAATTCCTTGACCAGCAACTCGAACAACTGTATCAGGAAGAGTTCCGTTTCATTAGTCAGGTGGAGTGGTTCGCATTTATCTGTCTTGTCATCACCCTGATAGGCGTGTTCTGTCTTACGATGTTTGAAACAGAGTATCGTCGCAAGGAAATCGGTATTCGCAAGGTGATGGGGGCATCAACACAAGAGATTATCCGGATGTTCTGCATCCATTATGCCCGACTTCTGCTCATCGGTTTTGTTGTTGCAGCCCCTCTGGCCTGGTATCTCGGAAATGAGTGGTTAAAGAATTTTGCTGAGCGTACCCCTGTCTATTGGTGGCTCTTCCCCATTGTATTGCTCATGATAGGGCTGATCATCATGACTACCGTCATCATCCAGAGCTGGCGCACAGCTTCGGAGAATCCCGTTAACAGCATTAAAACTGAATAA
- a CDS encoding ABC transporter permease, giving the protein MKSYFRFLSRNKLYTLINVVGLVVSLMFVILLGDYTWRQYSIDSWHENADRIYITGSEEDFFMWPQAAEEMKAMCPEVEQTCCVMSQQGCIKYGERETKGKEGDNGIIMLADSTFFQFFSFPLVQGDPQTVLDAPEKCVITERLARELFGDKNPIGEQLQIVGERHVRMNNEDPYDSTLVYTVSGIARDFDHTVFPNETQLIASMKRFGAVMGYTLTNDAFAYGPTGACKAFLMLHPGTSLDSKIETIEKYLTDNYMLWSRMGEHRFAVTPLTDIMFAPQNNGWGMQKGDKTRLRILLAAVLAILFFAISNYVSLTVANTGFRAKEMATRRLFGSSQMEISLKLVVESTLMVLVCFAIGLCLAICFQPDAAELFRGKIDIVNDIRWSTICVSLGFILLVGIISGIMPSLQIARFQPIDIVKGNFRYHSKMVFSRLFIIVQNVVTMSMLTSALVIWLQLHHLINAPLGFNAENLYYVNAPEGKSQTVRNQLEKMPFVEAIGEYSGTTFSTYSSSMRTINNSEKMVSLYLTDMDSTALKLYGLEILKDNGLTNDGYYLNEEAMRCFEFDDDKREMIWGKGETKPINGIIKDFHHINVLEPYKPFAIRIQEHIERCNFLVKTRSTSGRLQGINGDKHALTAFRQMLKEMNVPEEELQWYVSCIEDNIAETFEDQQNTLKIVSLFTVIAIIISVLGYIGMSLFFIRQRQKEIAIRKVMGSTSREVLLLMLRTFSIPLLISFVIAVPISWYIMRDWLSNFSYRIALSPWIFAVAGFICFIISMLTVIIQSWRAASENPINSLKTE; this is encoded by the coding sequence ATGAAAAGCTATTTCCGATTTCTGTCGCGCAACAAACTCTACACATTAATCAATGTGGTAGGGCTTGTAGTGTCGCTGATGTTTGTCATCCTGTTGGGCGATTACACCTGGCGCCAGTATAGTATTGACTCGTGGCATGAGAATGCTGACCGTATCTACATCACGGGCAGTGAAGAAGATTTCTTTATGTGGCCGCAGGCAGCAGAGGAAATGAAGGCGATGTGTCCTGAAGTGGAACAGACGTGCTGCGTGATGAGTCAGCAGGGATGTATTAAATATGGTGAGCGCGAAACGAAAGGCAAGGAGGGTGACAACGGCATTATCATGCTGGCTGATTCGACATTCTTCCAGTTCTTCAGTTTTCCATTGGTGCAGGGCGACCCTCAGACCGTGCTCGATGCACCCGAAAAGTGTGTGATTACCGAGCGACTGGCCCGTGAGTTGTTTGGCGATAAGAACCCCATCGGTGAACAACTGCAGATTGTGGGCGAACGCCATGTACGCATGAACAACGAGGATCCTTACGACTCGACGCTGGTCTATACCGTCAGCGGTATTGCCCGCGACTTTGACCACACGGTGTTCCCCAACGAGACACAACTCATTGCCAGTATGAAGCGTTTCGGAGCGGTGATGGGTTATACGCTCACCAACGATGCCTTTGCCTATGGGCCTACTGGCGCCTGTAAGGCTTTCCTGATGCTGCACCCCGGCACATCACTTGACAGTAAGATAGAAACGATAGAAAAATACCTGACGGACAACTATATGCTGTGGAGTCGCATGGGTGAGCATCGATTTGCAGTGACACCCCTCACCGACATCATGTTTGCACCGCAGAACAACGGTTGGGGTATGCAAAAAGGCGACAAGACAAGGCTTCGTATTCTGCTGGCTGCCGTGCTGGCTATCCTGTTCTTTGCTATCAGCAATTATGTCAGCCTGACTGTTGCCAATACAGGCTTCCGTGCCAAGGAAATGGCTACGCGGCGACTTTTCGGTAGCAGTCAGATGGAGATTTCGCTGAAACTCGTCGTGGAGTCAACACTCATGGTGTTAGTCTGTTTCGCCATCGGATTGTGTCTGGCCATCTGCTTTCAGCCTGATGCTGCCGAACTGTTCAGGGGAAAGATAGATATTGTGAATGATATTCGCTGGAGCACCATCTGCGTCAGTCTTGGCTTTATCCTGTTGGTGGGTATTATCTCGGGCATCATGCCTTCGTTGCAGATAGCCCGTTTCCAACCCATCGACATCGTAAAAGGTAACTTTCGCTATCATTCCAAGATGGTGTTCAGCCGACTGTTTATCATTGTGCAAAATGTGGTGACCATGTCGATGCTCACCTCGGCCCTTGTCATCTGGCTACAGTTGCACCACCTTATCAATGCGCCATTAGGGTTCAATGCAGAGAATCTTTACTATGTCAATGCGCCAGAGGGAAAGAGCCAGACGGTGAGAAACCAGTTGGAGAAAATGCCGTTTGTTGAGGCTATTGGCGAGTATAGCGGCACTACTTTCTCCACCTACAGTAGCAGTATGCGCACCATTAATAATAGTGAAAAGATGGTTTCCCTCTATCTGACCGATATGGACTCGACGGCGCTCAAACTCTATGGTCTGGAAATACTCAAAGACAATGGTCTGACAAATGATGGCTATTATCTGAATGAAGAGGCTATGCGCTGTTTTGAATTTGATGATGACAAGCGTGAGATGATTTGGGGCAAGGGAGAGACAAAACCCATCAACGGCATTATCAAAGACTTTCACCATATCAATGTGTTGGAACCTTATAAACCTTTTGCTATCCGAATACAGGAGCATATAGAACGGTGCAACTTCCTCGTCAAGACCCGATCGACCTCTGGTCGCTTGCAAGGCATAAATGGTGACAAGCATGCTCTGACAGCCTTCAGACAGATGCTGAAAGAAATGAATGTACCTGAGGAAGAATTGCAATGGTATGTCTCTTGTATCGAAGATAATATTGCCGAGACTTTCGAAGATCAGCAGAACACGCTGAAGATTGTCTCGCTCTTCACCGTTATAGCCATCATTATTTCTGTGTTGGGGTATATCGGCATGTCGCTCTTCTTTATCCGTCAGCGACAGAAGGAGATAGCCATCCGTAAGGTGATGGGCTCTACCTCGCGCGAGGTGCTGTTGCTGATGCTGCGCACGTTCTCAATACCTCTACTTATATCGTTTGTCATCGCTGTGCCCATCTCGTGGTACATCATGCGCGACTGGCTCTCGAACTTCAGTTATCGCATCGCGCTCAGTCCCTGGATCTTCGCTGTAGCTGGGTTTATCTGCTTCATCATTTCCATGCTCACCGTCATCATCCAGAGCTGGCGCGCTGCTTCTGAGAATCCGATAAATAGTTTAAAGACTGAATGA
- a CDS encoding DUF3836 domain-containing protein, protein MKKVFISILMCVAAMSVKAQVLTSETVNNVYEDVTNKTDGDFAYNAEWAGKEITTMYIYKKNNRKGNMTLTPHAKYEYSYTADGIMSSKVIYRWIEGQNKWICTARYDYQLDNGTYSTEYSRYNHANNCFDQPVDKMIYTLMSDDSVNYVSHYHRNQPMARFELVSETIVTDMPMLFVVK, encoded by the coding sequence ATGAAAAAGGTATTTATTTCAATTCTGATGTGTGTAGCCGCCATGAGCGTAAAGGCACAAGTTCTCACCTCTGAAACAGTGAACAACGTTTATGAGGATGTTACTAATAAGACTGATGGCGATTTTGCCTACAATGCAGAATGGGCAGGAAAGGAAATCACCACCATGTATATCTACAAAAAGAATAATAGAAAGGGCAATATGACACTGACACCGCATGCCAAATATGAGTATAGCTATACTGCCGACGGCATCATGAGCAGTAAGGTTATCTATCGCTGGATAGAGGGACAGAACAAATGGATCTGCACCGCTCGCTATGACTATCAGCTGGATAATGGCACTTACAGCACAGAATACAGTCGGTACAACCATGCCAACAATTGTTTTGACCAGCCAGTGGACAAGATGATATACACACTGATGTCAGACGATAGCGTCAACTATGTGAGTCACTATCATCGCAACCAGCCTATGGCACGCTTCGAACTGGTCAGTGAGACAATTGTAACAGACATGCCCATGCTGTTTGTTGTGAAATAG
- a CDS encoding ABC transporter permease, which yields MMNITKTLNNRGQHNWIKILCLAVGLATGIVLIGKAGFEQSWDSFFPSSDRIFIVYEDVIRDGEYQHYSQTPGAVAPAFKRYCPQVEAATRYTSFAWDMPIVTDDDKRVRTNFFLVDSCFFDVFPFRVLAGNARIILSKENSCMIPFSLAEKLAGSTNPLEIVGKQVFYNKRGGLAFTVGGVYEDIPLNSRLHGIQVMVSMPTITQITWDGRENWLGNDRYFGYVRLAEDITPDDLKPQIEKMKKENLPQEELKKAGVDIGFSVGPLSEHHTNDDATRRMTWILSILAAVLIGCAVMNYLLLVIGGVSRRAREMAVHKCYGAEDRHIYLKVIAESLGHLLLALAFAVLLLVAFKDTIEELVGAPLLVLLQLDNNVLMISFTCLMVLVVTGLVPGWIYTHIPVTAAFKNYSHTHRLWKLLLLGLQFASATFLIVLLMVVGRQYKLMVNDNPGYDYTNLGMVDIDGVSKEQRQLAYDELSKLSSVESITMSYVNLTQYQSGDNIYLPGDDREYMNISDWYYVGDHFFDVMRIPVIAGRTFTEQTDTLREVMVSRKFEEKMKQLAGWDQAVGKQIICTSFDGPHTIVGVFENVRVGSISDQDTRPSVCFYSRHPNQMHHFTIRFRSMNGLEAANKKLREIVTDNPDIEIVPYNQMITSLYTDAHRFRSTVMIGGFVALVIALIGLIGYLTGEMVRRQKEIAIRKVNGATIIDVLQLFIRDVLRLALPAVVVGVVGGWHVSRLWLEQFSEKTELSPVLFSLCALAVVVVILSVVSLGCYRVASSNPVDYLKNE from the coding sequence ATGATGAATATTACTAAGACATTAAACAACCGTGGCCAGCACAACTGGATCAAGATTCTTTGTCTGGCTGTTGGTCTGGCCACGGGTATTGTATTAATAGGCAAGGCTGGTTTCGAACAGTCGTGGGATAGCTTCTTCCCATCGAGCGACCGCATCTTTATCGTTTACGAAGACGTGATTCGCGATGGCGAATACCAGCATTACTCACAGACACCAGGTGCTGTGGCACCAGCCTTTAAACGCTATTGCCCGCAGGTGGAGGCGGCCACACGCTATACGTCTTTCGCCTGGGATATGCCCATCGTGACAGACGATGATAAGCGTGTGCGTACTAACTTCTTCCTCGTGGATAGCTGCTTCTTCGATGTGTTTCCTTTCCGTGTGCTGGCAGGCAATGCCAGGATAATACTCAGCAAGGAGAATAGCTGCATGATTCCCTTCTCACTGGCAGAAAAACTGGCAGGTAGCACCAATCCCCTCGAAATAGTGGGCAAACAAGTGTTCTATAATAAACGTGGCGGTTTGGCATTTACTGTTGGAGGGGTGTATGAGGATATTCCTTTAAACTCCCGTTTACATGGCATACAGGTGATGGTGTCTATGCCTACCATTACTCAGATAACATGGGACGGACGTGAGAACTGGTTGGGCAACGACCGCTATTTCGGGTACGTACGCTTGGCTGAAGATATTACTCCTGACGACCTGAAACCTCAGATAGAGAAGATGAAAAAGGAAAACCTGCCTCAGGAAGAGCTGAAGAAGGCTGGCGTAGATATTGGTTTCTCTGTTGGTCCTTTGAGCGAGCATCATACGAATGATGATGCCACTCGCCGCATGACGTGGATTCTCTCTATTCTGGCAGCTGTGCTTATAGGCTGTGCTGTGATGAACTACCTGCTGTTGGTGATTGGCGGTGTAAGCCGCCGGGCTCGCGAGATGGCTGTGCATAAGTGCTATGGTGCTGAGGACCGCCATATCTATCTGAAGGTGATTGCTGAAAGTCTTGGTCATCTGTTGCTGGCGCTGGCATTTGCTGTTTTGCTGCTGGTGGCGTTTAAAGACACCATCGAAGAGTTGGTTGGTGCTCCACTCCTGGTATTATTACAGCTGGATAACAATGTGCTCATGATTTCGTTCACTTGCCTGATGGTGCTGGTAGTTACAGGGTTGGTACCTGGTTGGATCTACACCCATATCCCTGTGACGGCTGCCTTCAAGAACTACAGCCACACGCATCGCTTGTGGAAACTCTTGCTGCTGGGCTTGCAGTTCGCATCGGCCACCTTCCTCATCGTACTTCTGATGGTGGTAGGCCGACAGTATAAACTGATGGTGAACGATAATCCTGGCTATGATTATACCAATTTAGGAATGGTCGATATAGACGGTGTTTCGAAAGAGCAGCGCCAGCTGGCTTATGATGAGTTGAGCAAGCTGTCGTCGGTGGAAAGTATCACGATGTCGTATGTTAATCTGACCCAATATCAGAGTGGTGACAATATTTACCTGCCAGGTGACGACCGTGAGTATATGAATATCTCTGATTGGTACTATGTGGGTGATCACTTCTTCGATGTGATGCGCATTCCAGTCATTGCTGGTCGCACCTTTACAGAGCAAACCGACACGCTGCGCGAGGTGATGGTGAGTCGAAAGTTCGAAGAGAAGATGAAGCAATTGGCAGGCTGGGATCAGGCCGTCGGCAAGCAGATTATCTGCACCTCGTTCGATGGTCCTCACACCATTGTGGGTGTGTTTGAGAATGTTCGTGTGGGTAGCATTTCTGATCAAGACACGCGCCCTAGTGTGTGCTTCTATAGTCGTCATCCTAATCAGATGCACCATTTCACTATACGTTTCCGCTCGATGAACGGACTTGAGGCTGCTAATAAGAAACTCAGGGAGATTGTGACTGATAATCCCGACATAGAAATCGTGCCTTATAACCAGATGATTACCTCCCTTTATACCGATGCCCATCGTTTCCGTAGTACTGTGATGATTGGCGGCTTTGTGGCACTGGTCATTGCGCTGATCGGACTGATTGGCTACTTGACAGGTGAGATGGTCCGCAGACAGAAAGAGATCGCTATCCGAAAAGTGAACGGCGCCACTATCATTGATGTGCTGCAGCTGTTTATCCGCGATGTACTGCGCCTTGCACTGCCTGCAGTGGTTGTCGGTGTTGTCGGAGGCTGGCATGTATCGCGCCTGTGGCTGGAGCAGTTCAGTGAGAAGACTGAGCTGTCGCCGGTACTCTTTAGCCTCTGTGCCTTGGCAGTAGTGGTGGTTATCCTCTCGGTGGTTAGCCTGGGCTGCTATCGCGTGGCCAGCAGCAATCCTGTTGATTATCTAAAGAATGAATAA
- a CDS encoding ABC transporter ATP-binding protein, with product MIKLENIQKVFRTEEVETVALGGVSLEVKKGEFVAIMGPSGCGKSTLLNILGLLDNPTSGTYQLDGQEVGQLKESQRTKVRKGQIGFVFQSFNLIDELNVEENVELPLTYLGVPKKERKARVEEVLRRMAISHRAHHFPQQLSGGQQQRVAIARAVVMNPKLILADEPTGNLDSKNGLEVMQLLTQLNQEGTTIVMVTHSERDAGYAQRIVNLFDGQVVV from the coding sequence ATGATTAAACTTGAAAACATTCAGAAGGTGTTCCGTACTGAAGAGGTGGAGACCGTTGCATTGGGCGGTGTATCGCTCGAAGTGAAGAAAGGTGAGTTCGTGGCCATCATGGGTCCCTCGGGCTGTGGTAAGTCAACGCTGCTCAATATCTTAGGATTGCTCGACAATCCTACCAGTGGCACCTACCAGTTGGATGGTCAGGAAGTGGGACAACTGAAGGAAAGCCAGCGCACCAAAGTGCGTAAGGGGCAGATAGGCTTTGTGTTCCAGAGTTTCAACCTGATTGATGAATTGAATGTGGAGGAGAATGTGGAGTTGCCTTTGACCTATCTGGGCGTGCCCAAGAAAGAGCGTAAGGCGAGGGTAGAGGAGGTGCTGCGCCGCATGGCGATTTCGCATCGTGCCCACCACTTCCCCCAGCAGCTTTCGGGAGGTCAGCAGCAGCGTGTGGCCATTGCCCGTGCGGTGGTGATGAACCCCAAGCTGATTCTAGCCGACGAGCCCACTGGAAACCTTGACTCTAAGAACGGACTGGAGGTGATGCAGCTGCTTACCCAACTGAACCAGGAAGGGACAACCATTGTGATGGTAACCCACTCGGAACGCGATGCCGGATATGCACAAAGAATCGTTAATTTGTTTGACGGACAAGTGGTTGTGTAG
- a CDS encoding DUF3575 domain-containing protein: protein MILTRRAILFFLLMMVFVQLNAQMPDGKYYHQLEEFPFVFVTEDSISSFEISDSLFDASAKGIRFKVNRTELLSDDPFIPLYKEKFVPWLKNQNLKLRQVYVKGAASPEGPYDNNVRLSRERTKRLIDFLITESGQTMDSQQPVEAKSITEDYGLLVKRMKEANDPDYDRVNEVWLSCNGDEACCKKRLMALDQGRLWQRLLQEYYPALRQARVVLWYTFSVPQAVTPEPVDSVVIVGVPDSVSVTPVVTQYERRHLIAARTNLVHDLLYVPQFGFAYGGNIQLEYYPLRGHYTLNAGFTFTNHRHWSDNKFFQLRDAQLEVRRYFKGGGSFIGPYLGLYAEGTKYGIGFSKSKGWEGEGGGGGLSVGYTCALNSKGSLRLELSASLGLFYTRYDPYVYGNPLSGSEDGLYYYDYYGNTSDFKERNHQFTWLGPTNAGIHITYDIVYRKKKPVNAQQQKGGER, encoded by the coding sequence ATGATCTTAACCAGACGTGCAATCCTTTTTTTCTTGCTGATGATGGTGTTTGTGCAGTTAAATGCTCAGATGCCTGATGGAAAATATTATCATCAGTTAGAAGAGTTCCCGTTTGTTTTTGTTACTGAAGATTCTATCTCATCTTTTGAAATTTCCGATTCTCTTTTTGATGCTTCGGCAAAAGGAATACGCTTTAAAGTGAACCGTACGGAGTTACTGTCTGACGATCCTTTCATTCCTTTGTATAAAGAAAAATTCGTTCCTTGGCTGAAAAATCAGAATCTGAAACTCCGCCAGGTGTATGTGAAAGGTGCTGCTTCGCCAGAAGGCCCGTACGACAATAACGTTCGATTGAGTCGTGAACGAACAAAGCGGCTGATTGATTTCCTGATTACTGAATCAGGGCAGACAATGGATAGTCAACAGCCTGTTGAAGCCAAGAGTATCACTGAGGACTACGGTCTGTTGGTGAAGAGAATGAAAGAGGCTAATGATCCTGACTATGACAGAGTGAACGAGGTTTGGCTGTCGTGCAATGGTGATGAGGCCTGTTGCAAGAAAAGGTTGATGGCGTTGGATCAGGGACGGTTGTGGCAGCGACTCCTGCAGGAGTATTACCCGGCACTCCGTCAGGCAAGGGTGGTCCTATGGTACACATTCTCTGTTCCACAGGCAGTTACTCCAGAGCCTGTTGACTCAGTCGTAATTGTAGGGGTTCCCGACTCTGTGTCTGTTACACCAGTAGTTACACAATATGAACGCCGGCATCTGATTGCCGCACGAACAAATCTTGTTCACGACCTGCTTTATGTACCGCAGTTTGGTTTTGCTTATGGCGGAAATATTCAATTGGAGTATTATCCGTTGCGAGGCCATTACACCTTGAATGCAGGCTTTACCTTTACCAACCATCGTCATTGGAGCGATAATAAGTTCTTCCAGTTGCGTGATGCGCAATTGGAAGTTCGTCGTTATTTCAAGGGTGGCGGTTCGTTCATCGGACCATATCTGGGTCTGTATGCCGAAGGAACCAAATACGGTATCGGTTTCAGTAAGTCGAAGGGCTGGGAAGGCGAAGGCGGTGGAGGTGGCCTCAGTGTAGGATATACCTGTGCACTGAATAGTAAGGGTAGCCTTCGATTGGAGTTAAGTGCCAGTCTGGGCTTGTTCTACACCCGTTACGATCCTTATGTGTATGGTAATCCGCTTTCAGGGTCGGAAGACGGTCTTTACTATTATGATTATTACGGTAATACTAGTGATTTCAAGGAACGTAATCACCAGTTTACATGGCTTGGCCCTACCAATGCAGGTATTCATATCACCTACGATATCGTTTACAGAAAGAAAAAGCCTGTGAATGCTCAGCAGCAGAAAGGAGGTGAGCGATGA